The Andrena cerasifolii isolate SP2316 chromosome 14, iyAndCera1_principal, whole genome shotgun sequence genome contains a region encoding:
- the LOC143376405 gene encoding uncharacterized protein LOC143376405 isoform X2, whose protein sequence is MAKSLRKVSNRRDDKQTRIIGVYGTGLEIDKMDQQYCLRWNNHPANLTDVLSSLLAREALCDVTLACVGETFKAHQTILSACSPYFESIFLQNTHPHPIIFLKDVNDTEMKALLHFMYKGEVNVSQHLLPMFLKTAEALQIRGLTDNSVNNKAEEKSPSPEPETQTGVRHTDSPNLQPLPEKRKRKASGSYDVSLSGPPSERFMSDSQASSQCSYKSSPPVIPKLNNALGGEVEDGGRPMSPVSQPQPSIKQELDHHLPDFHDNISLPTSVEWEVRGDGKSDETMDVQNMTQNQPDSILIQVSRENTIMAGGSLSINMSGTTADCYGSSQKYSQNQSMPLKSSSCKSNNAVSHHLLFDSLPDSVSVKRSPYNDDAHRSIIVNQQGMSVIQSPLCNVSHRSIPTSKKTGRFKVGWLDMYSWLQYDERSNLMFCKYCRKWSDSIPEIRTSFAAGNGNFRLEIVNHHDKCKAHNLCVAKESEAKDSYTYIVDTC, encoded by the exons ATGGCAAAAAGTTTGCGAAAGGTGAGTAATCGTCGGGACGATAAACAAACGCGGATCATTGGTGTATACG GGACGGGATTGGAGATAGACAAGATGGACCAACAGTATTGTCTACGGTGGAACAATCATCCAGCCAACCTCACAGACGTTCTCAGCTCGTTGCTCGCCAGAGAGGCACTCTGCGACGTTACCCTGGCGTGTGTCGGAGAGACATTCAAGGCCCACCAGACGATACTCTCTGCATGCAGTCCATATTTCGAGAGCATTTTCCTCCAGAATACCCATCCCCATCCAATAATATTCCTGAAGGATGTCAATGACACGGAAATGAAGGCGTTGCTGCACTTTATGTATAAGGGAGAAGTTAACGTTAGTCAGCATCTACTACCGATGTTCCTTAAAACAGCGGAGGCGTTACAGATTAGAGGCCTCACTGATAATAGTGTAAATAACAAGGCGGAAGAGAAAAGTCCATCGCCAGAACCAGAAACGCAAACCGGTGTTAGGCATACAGATTCGCCTAACCTTCAGCCTCTTCccgaaaagaggaaaagaaaggcTTCGGGCAGCTACGATGTTTCCCTTAGTGGTCCACCCAGTGAACGGTTCATGTCCGATTCTCAG GCATCTTCACAATGTAGTTACAAATCAAGCCCTCCTGTGATTCCAAAGTTAAATAATGCCTTGGGAGGTGAAGTGGAAGATGGTGGTCGACCTATGTCTCCTGTCTCACAACCGCAACCTTCTATCAAACAAGAGCTAGACCACCATTTGCCGGACTTCCATGACAACATCTCCCTACCG ACTAGTGTGGAGTGGGAGGTTCGGGGAGATGGGAAGAGTGACGAAACTATGGATGTACAGAATATGACCCAAAACCAACCAGATTCCATTCTGATACAAGTTTCTCGTGAAAACACTATCATGGCTGGAGGTTCTCTGTCTATCAATATGTCAGGGACTACAGCCGACTGTTACGGGAGTTCCCAGAAATATTCGCAAAATCAGTCTATGCCTCTAAAATCGTCTTCGTGCAAAAGCAATAACGCAGTGTCGCACCACCTATTGTTCGATTCGTTGCCCGACAGCGTGAGCGTAAAAAGATCCCCGTATAATGACGATGCGCATAGGTCGATAATAGTGAATCAACAAGGGATGTCAGTAATTCAATCGCCTCTGTGCAATGTTTCGCATCGGTCTATTCCAACGAGTAAAAAAACGGGCAGATTCAAAGTTGGCTGGCTAGACATGTATTCCTGGCTTCAGTACGACGAAAGGTCGAATCTTATGTTTTGTAAATATTGTAGAAAGTGGAGCGATTCGATTCCTGAAATACGCACTTCATTCGCAGCAGGAAATGGTAATTTTAGACTCGAAATCGTGAATCATCATGATAAATGTAAGGCACACAATTTGTGTGTTGCCAAAGAAAGTGAAGCAAAGGATAGTTACACTTATATCGTGGATACCTGTTGA